In one Haemophilus parainfluenzae genomic region, the following are encoded:
- a CDS encoding 4Fe-4S cluster-binding domain-containing protein yields the protein MTALSDIYVPLHRIIPFSNVEGQGNRTSIFLQGCKLNCLYCHNPETIPRYAEGAHQVSLQYLYEQVMDAVPFIRGVTVSGGEPTIHHKKLAPLFQKLREEGLTCYLDSSGFFEFEVIRPLIEVTDKFLFDLKGEGLGLQSLCFDRQNRQGIVPKNIIPTHQHIKQENLDRNLKNLAQLLPLNKVEEVRLVYVANFFDAEKLVEQVAALLNDYPDVLFKIIRMHTKGARDAEGLTPYVPTVEQTQALENYAKSCGLTKIVAIL from the coding sequence GTGACCGCACTTTCTGATATTTATGTTCCCCTGCATCGTATTATTCCTTTTTCTAATGTAGAAGGGCAGGGGAATCGTACCAGTATTTTCTTACAAGGTTGTAAGTTAAACTGCCTTTATTGCCATAATCCAGAAACCATTCCTCGTTATGCAGAAGGCGCTCATCAAGTCAGCCTGCAGTATTTGTATGAGCAAGTAATGGATGCAGTACCTTTCATTCGTGGCGTAACCGTTTCAGGTGGAGAACCCACCATTCATCATAAAAAGCTTGCTCCATTGTTTCAAAAGCTACGTGAGGAAGGGCTAACTTGCTATTTGGATAGTAGTGGTTTCTTTGAATTTGAAGTAATTCGTCCTTTAATTGAGGTTACAGACAAATTTCTCTTTGATTTGAAAGGAGAAGGACTTGGCTTACAGAGTTTGTGCTTTGATAGACAAAATCGCCAAGGCATTGTCCCGAAAAATATCATCCCCACTCATCAACATATTAAGCAAGAAAACTTAGATCGCAATTTGAAGAACTTGGCGCAATTATTACCATTAAATAAAGTGGAAGAAGTGCGGTTAGTTTATGTGGCAAATTTTTTTGATGCTGAAAAGTTGGTGGAACAGGTCGCTGCCTTATTGAACGACTATCCAGATGTGTTGTTCAAAATTATCCGAATGCACACAAAAGGTGCACGAGATGCCGAAGGGCTCACCCCTTATGTCCCAACTGTTGAACAGACCCAAGCACTTGAAAACTATGCGAAATCTTGTGGTCTGACCAAAATTGTGGCCATTTTATAA
- a CDS encoding NupC/NupG family nucleoside CNT transporter, with protein sequence MGILGSVLGIVVLLVIAVLFSNNRKAINLRTVLGALAIQIGFAALILYVPFGRDALQATANGVSNVIAYGNEGINFVFGGLADPSNAGFIFAVKVLPIIVFFSGLISVLYYLGIMQVVIKVIGGALQAALGTSKAESMSAAANIFVGQTEAPLVVRPYIKNMTQSELFAIMAGGTASIAGSVMAGYAGMGVPLTYLIAASFMAAPAGLLFAKILFPQTEQFNDKQPETDDSEKPTNVLEAMAGGASAGMQLALNVGAMLIAFVGLIALVNGILGGVGGWFGYGDLTLQSIFGWIFKPLAYLIGVSWDESAIAGQMIGMKLAVNEFVGYLEFAKYLQPDTAVVLSEKTKAIITFALCGFANFSSIAILIGGIGGMAPNRRGDVARLGLKAVVAGTLANLMSATIAGLFIELSGVAM encoded by the coding sequence ATGGGTATTTTAGGTAGCGTTTTAGGCATTGTCGTATTACTGGTCATTGCCGTATTATTTTCAAATAATCGTAAGGCGATTAATTTACGTACTGTATTAGGGGCTTTGGCGATCCAAATCGGATTTGCGGCCCTTATTTTGTATGTGCCGTTTGGTCGTGATGCATTACAAGCGACAGCAAATGGTGTATCAAATGTTATCGCTTATGGTAATGAAGGGATTAACTTCGTCTTTGGTGGCTTAGCAGATCCTTCAAATGCCGGCTTTATCTTTGCGGTGAAAGTGTTACCAATCATCGTCTTTTTCTCTGGTTTAATTTCTGTGCTTTATTACTTAGGCATTATGCAAGTTGTCATCAAAGTGATTGGTGGTGCATTGCAAGCGGCGTTAGGTACATCTAAAGCAGAATCAATGTCTGCAGCAGCGAATATCTTCGTTGGTCAAACTGAAGCACCTTTAGTGGTTCGTCCTTACATTAAAAATATGACCCAATCTGAATTGTTCGCTATTATGGCGGGTGGTACAGCTTCTATCGCGGGCTCAGTCATGGCAGGTTATGCAGGAATGGGCGTGCCGTTGACTTACTTAATCGCAGCATCTTTCATGGCTGCACCAGCAGGTTTATTATTTGCGAAAATTTTATTCCCACAAACTGAACAATTTAACGATAAACAACCTGAAACGGATGATAGCGAAAAACCAACCAACGTGCTTGAGGCCATGGCGGGTGGTGCTAGTGCCGGTATGCAATTAGCGTTAAACGTAGGTGCGATGTTAATCGCGTTCGTGGGTTTAATTGCTTTAGTTAATGGTATTTTAGGTGGTGTAGGCGGCTGGTTCGGTTACGGTGATTTAACATTACAATCAATCTTTGGTTGGATCTTCAAACCATTAGCGTACTTAATTGGTGTATCTTGGGATGAATCTGCAATCGCGGGTCAAATGATTGGTATGAAATTAGCCGTAAATGAATTCGTGGGTTACTTAGAGTTCGCGAAATACTTACAACCAGATACAGCAGTTGTATTAAGTGAAAAAACTAAAGCCATCATTACTTTCGCATTATGTGGTTTTGCTAACTTCAGCTCTATCGCAATCTTAATCGGTGGTATCGGTGGTATGGCACCAAATCGTCGTGGTGATGTTGCGCGCTTAGGTTTAAAAGCAGTTGTAGCGGGTACATTAGCTAACTTAATGAGTGCGACTATCGCAGGTTTATTCATCGAGTTAAGCGGCGTAGCAATGTAA